A window of the Vanessa cardui chromosome 12, ilVanCard2.1, whole genome shotgun sequence genome harbors these coding sequences:
- the LOC124534148 gene encoding mutS protein homolog 4-like, whose product MEKLNSSVRSSMGPPSGLPPSFKRKVVSNSNSTKPESSSSGQVPFRILANDSAVVDTSDFCGYSGNRSARSTSTSAVDPSVILAISEGRGMARGEIGIAAIDLRHPHMVLCQFSDTLLYSHTLTKINFFNPIEIIVPHTFCEGPQVNQLYKLIKDHFPLLNLTAVQRRHFNDAAGRQNIQTLCAPQYSAVYLQVLHKFYALTAAAAVLKYVEYIQCIVFARESLKIEYHSSENTMIIDVGTATQLELVQPLVPSAGPTCCLLGVLGPTYTVGGIRALRAAILQPSCKKEFIEARLDAVQELIESESGLMVDLQDVIKKLSEIDKILLLCMEAPNQNMDKYGEAQLNQTLLLKTTMEMVPKLLEALKNVESGRLRKIKMDFENPHYEEIANQIRNVIQDDAHLEKGAMGSLQRCFAVKPEINGLLDVARRTYSELIEDIQKIVEQLSETYVLPIRLNQNVMKGFHIVLPVAPKNRRQFVVEDLPPIFIQVVFNGASVTMTTEELVVLDQQAKESLNEIQKMSNIVISSLLKELRPFMSSLYTLCEDVAELDILLALAHASTINSYIRPDFNNYLEIRNSVHPLLDYNSQAMPIPNDIYASPEKNFTIITGPNMGGKSIYIKQIAIMQIMAQLGCFLPATNAVLRLCDRIFSRIGFNDSVEFNASTFVIEMKETQHILKGLTSTSLVIIDELCRGTSIEEGTSIAWAICEELLMSEAFTFFTTHFIYLTRLQDLYHNVTNCHTTVKEVMTNSDPSEKKLVYEHRIESGITKIENYGLALAARTNLPTETINLAKELAELISRNNKPQVYTSPFKSDDQIIYDLNAKIRHESRKTYKPDELIKTMIRQFKIENPQIVAKVCAERRKQSNETSDTRSIVENTRQDTSLITSNDLSNKQSTIQRAHDLSESNKTSTSNDSHESYLKSNVNIHTSVKSSNELLNAFIDNTSNKSNDEIETVVEENDRMNRVSHTNNTDSSMNIISNLNADDDVTNEDEKSTNDDSKLSIEMDESESDIASALTQIIEENSEGSTNSEQDSNMSIDEELMRETLNEINEDLNKMTCDVPLDTIVLTPPLEFRDSN is encoded by the exons ATGGAAAAACTTAATTCATCTGTACGGTCATCTATGGGACCTCCTTCAGGATTACCGCCGAGTTTCAAGAGAAA GGTTGtatcaaactcaaattcaacTAAGCCTGAATCATCTTCGAGTGGTCAGGTGCCATTTCGGATTTTAGCCAATGATTCAGCTGTTGTTGATACATCGGACTTTT GTGGTTATAGTGGTAATAGATCTGCAAGATCTACAAGCACATCAGCTGTAGACCCTAGTGTCATTTTAG CAATATCTGAGGGTCGTGGGATGGCTCGTGGGGAAATAGGTATAGCAGCCATAGACTTGCGCCATCCCCATATGGTATTGTGTCAGTTTAGTGATACTCTACTTTACTCGCATACACTCAcgaaaattaacttttttaatccTATTGAG ataataGTGCCCCATACTTTCTGCGAAGGTCCTCAAGTGAATCAActttataaattgataaaagaCCATTTCCCTTTATTAAATCTAACCGCCGTACAAAGACGTCACTTTAACGATGCGGCCGGTCGACAGAATATACAAACTCTTTGTGCTCCACAATATAGCGCCGTTTATCTTCAAGTTTTACATAA ATTTTACGCACTAACAGCTGCAGCTGCCGTTTTAAAATACGTAGAATATATTCAATGTATAGTATTCGCTAGAGAATCATTGAAGATCGAATATCATTCCTCCGAAAATACTATGATTATTG ATGTCGGAACGGCAACTCAGTTAGAACTAGTCCAACCATTAGTGCCTTCGGCTGGTCCTACGTGCTGCTTGCTAGGTGTCTTAGGGCCAACCTACACTGTTGGGGGCATTCGAGCTTTAAGAGCTGCTATACTCCAGCCATCGTGTAAAAAGGAATTTATCGAAGCAAGATTAGACGCTGTGCAAGAATTAATAGAAAGTGAATCAGGTTTAATGGTTGATTTacag gacgtaataaaaaaattgtctgAAATAGacaagattttattattatgcatgGAAGCACCAAATCAGAACATGGACAAGTATGGAGAGGCTCAATTGAATCAGACACTACTATTAAAAACTACTATGGAAATGGTGCCAAAACTTCTGGAAGCATTAAAGAACGTTGAAAGTGGAAGactaagaaaaattaaaatg GATTTCGAAAATCCACACTACGAAGAAATAGCAAATCAAATTCGCAATGTTATACAAGACGACGCACATTTAGAGAAAGGCGCTATGGGCAGCCTGCAACGTTGTTTTGCAGTCAAACCAGAAATAAATGGCCTCCTAGATGTAGCGAGAAGGACTTATTCCGAGCTCATAGAAGACATCCAAAAGATTGTcgaacaattaagtgaaacatATGTCCTGCCAATACGTCTCAATCAAAATGTCATGAAAGGATTCCATATCGTTCTACCCGTTGCTCCAAAGAATAGGAGACAATTCGTAGTCGAAGATCTACCTCCTATTTTTATTcag gtaGTGTTCAATGGGGCGAGTGTAACGATGACCACAGAAGAACTAGTCGTATTAGACCAACAAGCTAAAGAATCACTGAACGAAATACAGAAGATGAGCAATAT tgttATTTCTTCATTACTGAAGGAACTTCGTCCATTCATGTCGAGTCTTTACACGCTCTGCGAGGACGTTGCTGAATTAGATATTTTGCTTGCTTTAGCTCAT GCGAGCACAATAAATTCATACATTCGAccagattttaataattatttagaaatacgTAACAGCGTGCATCCGCTTTTAGACTACAATAGTCAGGCTATGCCCATCCCAAACGATATC TATGCAAGCCCAGagaaaaattttacaataataactggACCGAATATGGGAggcaaaagtatttatataaaacaaattgctATTATGCAAATTATGGCGCAA TTGGGTTGTTTTTTGCCGGCGACGAACGCTGTCCTCAGGTTGTGCGATCGAATATTTTCGAGAATTGGTTTCAATGACAGCGTAGAATTTAATGCTTCGACATTCGTGATTGAG ATGAAAGAGACTCAGCATATTTTAAAGGGTCTGACTTCGACAAGCTTAGTGATCATAGATGAACTGTGCAG agggACAAGTATCGAGGAAGGCACTAGTATCGCATGGGCTATTTGCGAAGAACTCCTAATGAGTGAAGCATTTACTTTCTTTACGACGCACTTTATCTATCTCACGAGACTGCAAGACTTATATCACAACGTTACTAA CTGTCACACAACTGTGAAAGAAGTGATGACAAATTCTGATCCCTCCGAAAAGAAATTGGTGTACGAACACAGGATTGAAAGTGGCATCACGAAAATAGAGAATTATGGATTAGCTTTAGCAGCCAGAACAAATTTACCAACCGAGACTATTAATTTGGCCAAAGAACTCGCAGAACTCATTAGTAGAAATAACAAG CCACAGGTTTATACTTCACCTTTTAAATCTGATGatcaaataatatatgactTAAATGCTAAAATACGACATGAGTCTCGTAAAACTTACAAGCCAGATGAATTGATAAAAACCATGATACGTCAATTCAAAATCGAAAATCCTCAAATAGTAGCCAAAGTATGCGCCGAAAGAAGAAAACAAAGTAATGAAACGTCAGATACAAGATCTATCGTTGAAAATACAAGACAAGATACAAGTTTGATCACATCTAATGATTTAAGCAACAAGCAAAGTACGATACAAAGGGCACATGATTTATCAGAATCGAATAAAACATCAACTTCTAATGATTCGCATGAAAGTTACTTAAAAAGCAACGTTAATATTCATACTTCTGTTAAATCATCAAATGAATTACTTAACGCGTTTATTGATAATACAAGTAATAAATCTAATGATGAAATAGAAACAGTTGTAGAAGAAAATGATAGAATGAATAGAGTTAGTCACACAAATAATACAGACTCCAGtatgaatattatatcaaatcttAATGCTGATGATGATGTAACGAATGAAGATGAAAAGTCTACAAATGATGACAGCAAATTATCAATTGAGATGGATGAGAGTGAATCAGATATAGCAAGTGCTTTAACTCAAATAATTGAAGAGAATTCCGAGGGGAGCACAAATTCTGAACAAGACAGCAATATGTCAATCGATGAAGAGTTAATGAGGGAAACCCTGAACGAAATAAACGAAGATCTCAACAAAATGACTTGTGATGTTCCACTGGATACAATCGTTCTTACCCCTCCTCTAGAATTTCGAGATTCTAACTAA